In Numida meleagris isolate 19003 breed g44 Domestic line unplaced genomic scaffold, NumMel1.0 unplaced_Scaffold849, whole genome shotgun sequence, the following proteins share a genomic window:
- the LOC110392047 gene encoding uncharacterized protein LOC110392047 — MHRAVHGAMPGAVCTVMHGAEQCLEQCNVHSNAWSKAQSNVWSNAMCTAMPRAMHGAMPGTEQCPAQSNACMVQSNAQHRAMHAWCRAMPSTEQCMVQSNAQHRAMHGAEQCPAQSNTWYRAMPSTEQCMVQSNAQRGAMHAWHRAMHAXRAMPSTEQCMVWSSAWHRAMHAWYRAMHGTEQCPAQSNACMVQSNAQHRAMHAWCRAMPSTEQCMHGADQCPAQSNACMVQSNAWSTEQCMVWSNAQHRAMLGAMPSTEQCLEQCPAESNAWSNAQHGAMLGAMPSTEPSLEQCPARSQAWSNAQHRATLGAMPSVARTVARLSCALLCCVVLCCVVLCTVVLCCVALCCAGGAAGARPGAALLGAEPYSEIPWG, encoded by the coding sequence CATGGAGCAAGGCGCAGAGCAATGTCTGGAGCAATGCAATGTGCACAGCAATGCCCAGAGCAATGCACGGTGCAATGCCCGGCACAGAGCAATGCCCGGCACAGAGCAATGCATGCATGGTGCAGAGCaatgcccagcacagagcaatgcatGCATGGTGCAGAGCaatgcccagcacagagcaatgcatGGTGCAGAGCaatgcccagcacagagcaatgcatGGTGCAGAGCaatgcccagcacagagcaacaCATGGTACAGAGCaatgcccagcacagagcaatgcatGGTGCAGAGCAATGCCCAGCGTGGAGCAATGCATGCATGGCACAGAGCAATGCATGCANACAGAGCaatgcccagcacagagcaatgcatGGTATGGAGCAGTGCATGGCACAGAGCAATGCATGCATGGTACAGAGCAATGCATGGTACGGAGCaatgcccagcacagagcaatgcatGCATGGTGCAGAGCaatgcccagcacagagcaatgcatGCATGGTGCAGAGCaatgcccagcacagagcaatgcatGCATGGTGCAGACCaatgcccagcacagagcaatgcatGCATGGTACAGAGTAATGCTTGGAGCACAGAGCAATGCATGGTATGGAGCAATGCCCAGCACAGGGCAATGCTTGGAGCaatgcccagcacagagcaatgctTGGAGCAATGCCCAGCAGAGAGCAACGCTTGGAGCAATGCCCAGCACGGAGCAATGCTTGGAGCAATGCCCAGCACGGAGCCAAGCTTGGAGCAATGCCCAGCACGGAGCCAAGCTTGGAGCaatgcccagcacagagcaacgCTTGGAGCAATGCCCAGCGTGGCGCGCACCGTTGCCAGGTTGAGCTGTGCTCTGttgtgctgtgttgtgctgtgctgtgttgtgctgtgcactgttgtgctgtgctgtgttgcactgtgctgtgcaggaggagcagctggagcgAGGCCAGGAGCCGCCCTGCTCGGAGCAGAACCTTACTCAGAGATTCCGTGGGGCTGA